The Deinococcus koreensis genome window below encodes:
- a CDS encoding NAD(P)-dependent oxidoreductase has protein sequence MMTTAFLGLGAMGSPMAAHMAARSRESGVSTLVWNRTFGKAEAHAAQHGSRATPLVETGQADLIVSCLPTSAEVDEVLGQLRGHLKAGSVWVDCTSGHPDAAPRQRERLQEQGVAFLDAPVSGGVTAAQSGTLTVMVGGPDAEIETVRPHLAFAGTLIRVGDTGAGFAVKAVNNALLAVNLWAAGEGLAILGLHGVNLSAALDVINASSGRSNTTQNLIPQRVLTREFPATFGLGLLAKDAGIALDMVESVRGSAPVIAQVTALYRAAARIVGPQEDHTAALKLVEQMNGTVLA, from the coding sequence ATGATGACTACGGCATTCCTGGGCCTGGGTGCGATGGGCTCCCCGATGGCCGCGCATATGGCGGCCCGCTCGCGCGAATCGGGCGTTTCGACCCTCGTGTGGAACCGCACCTTCGGGAAAGCGGAGGCGCACGCCGCCCAGCACGGCAGCCGGGCCACTCCGCTGGTAGAGACGGGGCAGGCCGACCTGATCGTGAGCTGCCTGCCCACCAGCGCCGAGGTGGACGAGGTGCTGGGCCAGTTGCGCGGCCACCTGAAGGCCGGCAGCGTGTGGGTGGACTGCACCAGCGGGCACCCGGACGCCGCGCCCCGCCAGCGTGAGCGCCTGCAGGAGCAGGGCGTGGCGTTCCTGGACGCGCCGGTCAGCGGCGGGGTGACGGCGGCCCAGTCCGGCACGCTCACGGTCATGGTGGGTGGCCCAGACGCGGAGATCGAGACCGTGAGACCGCACCTGGCCTTCGCGGGCACGCTGATCCGGGTGGGCGACACCGGCGCAGGCTTCGCAGTCAAGGCCGTGAACAACGCCCTGCTGGCGGTCAATCTGTGGGCGGCCGGCGAGGGTCTGGCGATCCTGGGCCTGCACGGGGTGAACCTGAGCGCCGCGCTGGACGTCATCAATGCCAGCTCCGGGCGTTCGAACACCACCCAGAACCTGATTCCTCAGCGCGTGCTGACCCGCGAGTTTCCGGCCACCTTCGGCCTGGGCCTGCTCGCCAAGGACGCCGGCATCGCGCTGGACATGGTGGAGAGTGTGCGGGGCAGCGCACCCGTGATCGCGCAGGTCACCGCCCTGTACCGCGCTGCCGCCCGGATCGTCGGGCCGCAGGAGGATCACACGGCGGCCCTGAAGCTGGTCGAGCAGATGAACGGGACGGTGCTGGCGTGA
- a CDS encoding prohibitin family protein has protein sequence MTQQGPPPGNVRMPQFQLRRSGRRLAYIAGGVILLLWLLAQGVKVIPAGFVGVVFSAFSGVKPDVLQEGIHFVVPFVDRVNLYDARLQQVTLAHDTPGAGDAEGAIRARSKEGLDITADVTVQFRIDRSKAAILHKELGRNYLETVIRPQVRSKVRDAIGQFSAADIISTKRQQVEASITAALTQVFTRNNLTLDSVLLRELRIPDSIAKAIEQKQAAEQQVEVERNRLLQADISAKRAVVEAQGLAKAAVARAGGEAQALSLRGKALRENPQLIQLTVAEKLSPTIQTVMMPADGNFLIDLKSLTPQAAAAAAKPAP, from the coding sequence ATGACACAACAGGGGCCACCACCCGGCAACGTCCGGATGCCACAGTTCCAACTTCGCCGCTCGGGGCGCCGCCTGGCCTATATCGCGGGCGGCGTGATCCTGCTGCTCTGGCTGCTCGCCCAGGGCGTGAAGGTCATTCCGGCCGGCTTCGTGGGCGTGGTGTTCAGCGCCTTCAGCGGCGTGAAGCCCGACGTGCTGCAGGAGGGCATCCACTTCGTCGTGCCCTTCGTCGACCGGGTCAACCTCTACGACGCCCGCCTGCAGCAGGTCACGCTGGCGCATGACACCCCGGGCGCCGGCGACGCCGAGGGCGCCATCCGGGCGCGCAGCAAGGAGGGCCTGGACATCACGGCCGACGTGACCGTGCAGTTCCGCATCGACCGCTCCAAGGCCGCCATCCTGCACAAGGAACTGGGCCGCAACTACCTGGAGACGGTCATCCGGCCCCAGGTGCGCAGCAAGGTGCGCGACGCCATCGGGCAGTTCAGCGCCGCCGACATCATCAGCACCAAGCGCCAGCAGGTCGAGGCGAGCATCACGGCGGCGCTGACCCAGGTGTTCACGCGCAACAACCTGACGCTGGACTCGGTGCTGCTGCGCGAGCTGCGGATTCCGGACTCGATCGCCAAGGCCATCGAACAGAAGCAGGCCGCCGAACAGCAGGTGGAGGTCGAGCGCAACCGGCTGCTGCAGGCCGACATCTCGGCCAAGCGCGCCGTCGTCGAGGCCCAGGGGCTGGCGAAGGCGGCCGTGGCGAGGGCCGGCGGCGAGGCCCAGGCGCTCTCCCTGCGCGGCAAGGCGCTGCGCGAGAACCCCCAGCTGATCCAGCTGACCGTGGCCGAGAAGCTCTCGCCCACCATCCAGACCGTGATGATGCCCGCCGACGGCAATTTCCTGATCGACCTCAAGTCGCTGACGCCTCAGGCGGCGGCCGCGGCCGCCAAGCCCGCGCCGTGA
- a CDS encoding YchJ family protein: MPLAYPPFKSCPCGTGRSYSHCCGPAHDGSRPPATPEALMRARYCAYALGNAPFILATWHPQHRPAQLTLDSGTRYKSLSVHRAQGREVEFTATLKVAGGETLRVHERSRFTQLSGRWVYVDDVTPPTVESSGT; this comes from the coding sequence ATGCCGCTGGCGTATCCCCCGTTCAAGTCGTGCCCCTGCGGAACGGGGCGCAGCTACTCGCACTGCTGCGGGCCGGCGCACGACGGCTCACGCCCGCCGGCCACCCCCGAGGCGCTGATGCGGGCCCGCTACTGCGCCTACGCGCTGGGCAACGCCCCCTTCATCCTGGCCACCTGGCACCCCCAGCACCGGCCCGCACAGCTGACCCTGGACAGCGGCACCCGCTACAAGTCCCTGAGCGTGCACCGCGCACAGGGCCGTGAAGTCGAGTTCACGGCCACCCTGAAGGTCGCGGGGGGCGAGACGCTGCGCGTGCATGAGCGCAGCCGCTTTACCCAGCTGTCCGGGCGCTGGGTCTACGTGGACGACGTGACCCCGCCCACGGTGGAGTCCTCGGGCACCTGA